Genomic DNA from Salinibacter pepae:
CGCGGACGCCCGCCGTCGCCTCCTGCGCCGGTACGCCGACGCGGTGCGGCAGGCCGCCCGGGCCGCCACCGTGCGGTACGAGGAGGGCGACCTAAGCCCGATCCGGCGCACGCGCCTCCAGAGCGCCGAGGCAACCTTCGCGAACGACCTGGCCGACGCGGAACAGCAGCATCGGGCCGCGCGGCGGGAACTGGCCGCCCTGCTCCGTCCCCCCCGGGCGACGCAGTCGGAGGGGCTCCCCTACGCGGTTGTGGACTCCCTCTCGTTCCGGGCGGTCGCCGTGGACGCGCAGGCCGCCCTGTCGGTCGCCGCGGCCCAGCGGGATCGGCTTCGGGCCCGGCGTGCGCGGGTTGAGCGCGCACGCCGGGCCCTCGACCGCACGCGCTACCAGCGGTATCCGGACCTAAGTCTGTCGGCGGGGCCGAAGCAGCTGTCCACCCCGGGCGGCACGGCCCTCGGCTTTACGGCCGGCCTCCAGGTGGAGCTCCCGCTCTGGGACGGGGGCCGCACGGCCGTCGCGGCCCGGGACGGTCGTCGCAGCCAGGCCGAGGCCGCCCTCGACGCCACCCGGCGTGCCGTGGAGGTGGACGTGCGCAACGCCCTAGACCGCCTTCGGAGCTACCGGGCCCGCCTGCAGGACACGGCGGACTCTCCGCCCCGGAAGGCCGACGAGCACCTTCAGGACGCACTGTTCACCTACGAGCAGGGCGGGCTGACCCTCTTCGAGCTGCTGGATGCCATCGAGGCCGCCCGGCAGACGAAATTGCTCCGTGTGCGCCTCACCGCAGAGTACCTGCGAGCGCTCTACGACCTGGAGGCCGCCATGGGCGTGGGGCCGCAGGACGCGCCCGTCGTCGTTGAGGGCGCCCTCTCTCCCCGCGCCCCCGACCTGTGAGGACTACAGGCCTTCCCTCCGCACCGCCCCGGCATTGTCCCGACGCGGCCCCTCCCCCAGCGGACCAGACTCCCCTTCCAAAACCGCTTTCCCACACATGCACCGCCGCCTCCGTCCCCCACTCGTTCTGGTTCTTGCCCCTGCACTCTTCCTCATCGGCTGCGGAGAGGCCGACGCGCCTCCCGCCACCGCCACGGCGGAGACGCCCCCCACCCCAAACGTTATTACACTGAGCAAGGCTGAACTTGAGGAGGTCGGGGTCGAAACCGTCAAGGTCACAGAGCGCCCGGTCACGACACCCCTCGAGCTCCCGGCCCGGGTGCGCCCGGCGGCCGACCAGGAGGCCTTCGTGACGTCGCTGGTGGACGGGCGGGTGGAGCGGCTCCGCGTGAGCCCCGGGACACGGGTGGCGCAGGGCGAGGTCGTGGCCGATGTGGCCGCCCCGGACCTGAGCCGGATGGTAGCCGACCTCCGGCAGGCGCGCAACGACCTTGACCGCCAACGCCGCCTGGACGAGCGGAGCGTGGCCGTCGAGAAGAACGTGCGGGCCGCCGAGCGCAACTGGCAGGCCGCGCGCCAGCGGCTTCGCGCCGTCGGGGTCCGACCGACCCGCATCGAACAGGTCGCCACCGGCGCCCGGGACATGCGGACGCTCCCACTGGAGGCCCCCCTCGACGGCATCGTTCTGGACCGGATGGGGGTCCTCGGGGCCCCTGTGCAACAGGGCGATACGCTCTACCGCATCGTCGACCTGCAGCCGATCCGCGTGGTGGCCCGCGTCTTCGAGCAGTCCCTCGACAAGGTGCGTACCGGCCAGCCCGCCACCATCACCACCCCGATGGCCAACCGCCGCTACCAGGGCACCATCGACCGGATCACCCCTCAGGTCGACGACGAGAGCCGGGCGGCCAGCGCGCGGATCGTGCTCGACAACACCGACGGCACGCTCCGCCCCGGCATGTACGCCTCGGTGCAGGTGCAACGGACGGGCGCCCCGCAGGCCGCCCTCCCCGCCGACGTCCTGCTGACCGACGATTCCGGCGCCTACGTGCTCGTCCGCGAAGGGCCCCGCCGCTTTCGGCGCGTCTACGTGGACGCGGAGGCCGAGACGGAGGGGGACGTGCCCGTCCCCTCGCTTGACGTAGGCACCGAGGTCGCTGCCGAGGGGGCGTATCAGATTGCTAGTGCCCTCAATCAGAGAGGGTAGTAGGCCTCCTCGCCCCTCGATCCGCCCCCCTCGAAGCCCTCAGCCCCTCGATGTTTGACCGCCTCGTTACCGCCGTCGTCAAAAACCGGGTCCTCGTCCTGCTCCTCATGGCCGTGCTGGTCGGGTGGGGCCTCTACAGCTGGCAGCAGGTGCCGGTGGACGCCTATCCGGAGCTTACGAACAACCAGGTGCAGATCCTGACGCGCGTGCCGGGCATGTCGCCGGTGGAGGTGGAAAAGCTGGTGTCCTACCCCATCGAGACGAGCATGACGAACCTCAACGGGGTGACGGACAACCGCTCGCTGAGCCAGTTCGGCCTGAGCGTCGTCACGCTCGTGTTTGAGGAAGACATGGATCCGTATTTCGTCCGTCGCCTCGTTTCCCAGCGCCTCTCGAAGGTGAAGGAGGACCTGCCCAAGACGGCCGAGCCGGGGCTGGGGCCGCTCTCGACGGCCCTGGGACAGGTGTACCAGTACACCCTCACCGACGAGCCGGGCGACGGGCGTTCCTACTCCGCCCGGGAGCTCCGCACGATGCAGGACTGGATCCTCGCCCCCGAGCTCCGCACGGTGGAGGGCGTGGTGGAGGCCAACGCGCTCGGCGGCTTCGTGAAGCAGTACCACGTGCGGTTCGACCCGGACCAGCTGACGAACCACGGCCTCTCGCTCGACGAGGCCTACGCGGCGCTGCGGGAAAGCAATCAGAACGTCGGCGGCAGCTACATCACCCGCAACGACCAGCAGTACGTGGTCCGGGGGGTGGGCCGCCTCGGGGACGGCGACGGAAACGTCGTGGAAGACATCGCGAACACCGTCATCACGAGCCGGGACGGGACGCCGGTCCTGACGAGCGACGTGGCCGACGTGGAGGTGGGCCACGCCGTGCGCTACGGCGCCGCCACCGCCGACGGCGAGGGGGAGACGGTCGTCGGCATCGTCATGATGCGCCGCGGGGCCAACGCCCAGAAGGTGGTCAACAGTGTGCAGGCCAAGATGGACGAGCTGAAGCAGGCCCTGCCGCCCGGCGTGGGCGTCGACGTGTACTACAACCGCAACGAGCTGACGAGCGCGGCGATCTCGACGGTCACGACGAGCCTGCTGATTGGGGGCCTGCTCGTGCTCCTCGTCCTCATCGGCTTCCTCGGGGACTGGCGCTCGGCCCTCATCGTGAGCCTCGTGCTGCCGATGACGGCCCTCATCACGTTCATTCTCATGAATTACTTCAGGTTCAAGGCCAATTTGATGAGCCTGGGCGGCCTGGCGATCGGCCTCGGGATGTTCGTGGACGGGGCCATCGTGATGGTCGAGAACATCTACCGCCTCCGCGAGCAGAACCCGGACGCGTCGATCGGCCTCATCGTGGTGCGGGCCGGGCGGGAGGTGGCGCGTCCCATCGCCTTCTCCGTGTGCGTGGTGATCGCGGTCTTCCTCCCCCTCTTCACCCTGCAGCAGATGGAGGGGCGCATGTTTCGGCCCATGGCGTTTACGGTGTCGTTCGCTATGATGGCCGCGCTGTTCCTGGCGCTCACGATGGCACCGGCCCTGAGCTCGTACCTGCTCGCGTCCGTCGGGGGCTCGACGGACGAGGCCACTCCGACCGACGACACGTCCAGGAGCAATGGAACGGCCCCCCTGCCCGAGAAGGGCGCCCCCGAAGGGACGGACGGATCGTCGACCCGCGTGGTGGCGGCCCTCCAGTCGGTGTACGAGCCCCTGCTCGACACCGCCCTGGCCCACCGCTGGGCGACGGTGGCCACCGCGATCGCGGTGGCCGGCCTGGGCGTCGGGCTCTTCACGACGCTCGGGACCGAGTTTGCACCGGACCTGGAGGAGGGATCGGTGGCCATCCAGGTGGCCCTGGAGCCGGACGCCGCCCTCGAAACGTCGACCGAGGTGCAGACGAAGGTCGAGCGCGCCCTCATGGAGTTCCCCGAGGTGACGACCGCCGTGAGCAAGACCGGCCGCCCCGCCGTCGCCTTCGACCCGATGGGCCAGAACCTGACCGACATGTTCGTCGGCCTCGCCCCCCGCGACACGTGGTCCTTCGACTCGAAGACAGCGCTCGTGGACTCGATGCGGGCCCGCGTCAACCAGATCCCTGGCGCCAACTTTGCCTTCACCCAGCCCATCGCCCTGCGCCTCGACGAGATGGTAAGCGGGGCCAAGAGCGAGATCGCGCTCAAGATCTTCGGCGACGACCTCGACGCACTGCGCCGCCTGCAGTCGGAGGCCGCCGACGCGGTGTCCGGCATCGAGGGCGTGGCGGACGTGCTGCCCTCCCAGATTGCCGGCTACGGCTACGTGGAGGTCGACATCGACCGCGACCGGGCCGCCCGCCACGGCCTCAGCGTGGGCACCATTCAGCGGGCCATCGACGTGGCCATCGGGGGCGAGCAGCTGAGCACCATCCGGGAGGGGGACCGGCGCTTTGCCCTCGTCGGGAAGTTTCGGGCCGCCGCCCGCGGCTCCGTCGAGTCGATCCGCAACCTGCCGCTGACGACCGCCGAGGGCTCGCGGGTTCGGCTGCAGGACGTAGCGTCCGTTGAGCTTACGGAGGCGCCGGCGGAGGTGTCTCGGGAGCAGGGCAAGCGAAAGGTGACCCTGGGCATCAACCTCAGCGGCCGCGACGCCGGCAGCTTCGTGGCGGAGGCGAAGGAGGCGTTCCGGAGCGAGGTGGCCCTCCCCGCCGGGTACCTGGCCGAGTGGGGCGGTCAGTTCGAAAATCAGGAGCGGGCGCAGGACCGGCTCCTGCTCATCGTGCCCATCACGCTCGCCATCGTGTTCGTGCTCCTGTTCATGACCTTCAACTCCCTGGGGCAGGCGGTGCTCGTCTTCCTCAACATTCCGGCCTCGGTCGTGGGCGGCGTCGTCCTGCTCTGGGCGATGGGCCTCTACATGAGCGTGCCGGCTTCGGTCGGCTTTATCGCCGTGCTCGGGATCGCCGTTCAAAATGGCGTGGTGATGGTGAGCTTTATCGACAACCTCCGCGAGCGGGGGCGTTCCCTCACCGAGGCCGTGCGAACGGGCGCGCTGCTGCGCCTGCGCCCCATCCTCATGACGACGCTCACGACGCTGCTCGGCCTGCTGCCGCTGCTGGTGGCCACCGGCATCGGCGCGAACGTGCAGCGCCCCCTCGCGGCCGTGGTCGTGGGGGGCATCTTCACGCTCGTCCCCTCCACCCTTCTGCTGCTGCCCACCCTCTACGGCTGGTTCAACCCCCCGGCACAGTCCAAGCGGGCAATCGCCCGGGCGGTGGAGGCCCGCGATCAGGCCCAGCTTCGGGGCAGCGTGACTGCCTAACGTCCTCTGCCACAGACAACATTCCGCCATGAAGATGATCGTCGCCTACATTCGGCCCGTGAAGCAAGACGAGGTCGCCGAGCGCCTGCGCCGGATGGGGGTGCCCGGCGCCAGCATGCACCCCGTCGAGGGGTTTGGGCGGGAGGCCGACCCGAGCGGGCGGGCCTCTTACGGGCCGCAGGTAACGCCCTACGCGGAGATGGTGCGAGTCGAGATCGCCTGCGCGGACGACCGCGTGGAGGACTGGACCCGGGCCCTCGCGGAGGCCGCCCGGACCGGGCGGCGGGGCGACGGCAAAGTGTTCGTGCTTCCGGTCGCCGACGCCGTGGACATCCGAACCCTCCACACGGGAGATGCGGTCGTCTGAGCTGCGCTCCGCGTCCCGCCCCCACACGCCCCCCAATCTTCGTTGCCACATCTGCCATGACCGCCGCGCACCTCCACCTCGCCCTCAACCACATTCCCGTCCTCGGCACGCTCTTCGGCACCGGCCTCCTTGCCTACGGGCTCTGGCAGAGACAAGAGACCATTCAGGACGTCGGTCTCGGCCTCCTCGTCGGGGTCGGGGCTGTCGCCGTGGCGGTGTACTGGACCGGCGAGCCCGCCGAGGAGATCGTCGACGGTGTGGCGGGGGTCTCCCACGACGCGATCGAGGTGCACGAGCAGTGGGGATGGTACGCGTTTCTTGCGAGCATCGTGACGGGTGTCGCCTCGCTCGGCGCCCTGCTGTACGGCCGGTCTCGACGCACACTCGCGCGATGGGCCGCCCAACTTGTGCTCGTGCTCTCCCTGCTCACGACCGGCGTGATGGCCTACACCGCAAACCTGGGCGGAAAGGTGCACCACCCTGAGCTCCGTGCCGACCCGACGGCCGTGGGGACGCCCGACGGCCCGGGGCCGGACGTGCACGACGAGTGAGGCGCCGCCGCGCCGCATCGACGAACGGCCCCCGCCGGAGGACGGGATTGGGGGGATTCCACCACACGAGCGCCCGTCAGAGCTCCCCTAACACCCTTTCTCCTCGTACACAATCTTGTGGATTGCATCTACACTCTCTCCGTTCACAACCACGTACAGTCCCGTGACCGATACACACTCAGACCCTGTGTCCCGACGACAATTTCTTCGCTCGCTCGGCCTCGCCGGGGCCATGGGCGCGAGCGGCACGCTCCTGGTGGCCTGCGGGGGCGGCTCCGACGGCTCCGGGAATGGGGCCGGCGGCACCGACAGCGAAAGCGCGACGGCGGCGGCGGACTGCTCCGACCTGTCGCGCCTCTCGGACGCCCAAAAACAGCGGCGCAAGCAGCAGGTGAACGCCCTGAACTACGTGGAGGCGTCCCCCAAACCGAACAAGAACTGCGCGAACTGCCAGCTCTACCAGCAGGAGAAGTATGGCTCGGGCTGTGGCGGGTGCCAGCTCTTTCCCGGCCCGGTTGCCGGAGAAGGGTACTGCAGCTCCTGGGCCAAACAGAGCTAGGCCCGGCGCCCGCTCGGTTGCCCTTTCGGGAGGACGGCCCGCCCCCACCGCCATCACGAACCGGGGGAAGGGCCGTCCCCTACATTTCTGGCCCGCACACGGCACGGTTTCCCAGAACGCCGTTGTGGGGGCGCCGTGTGGGTCGGCACGACCGAACCACGGGGTTCGTACAACACGAGTGCATCTGCAGGCCACACACCGCACGCCCCGTCGATGAGTGACGCCCCCCATCTTTTGCTTGTCGAGGACGAGCCCGACGTCGCCTCGTTCGTGCAGCAGGGGCTCAACGAAGAGGGGTACGAGGTGAGCTGGGTCGAGGCCGGCCGGCGTGGGCTCGACTACGCCCGGCAGGGCGGCATCGACCTCGTGCTGCTGGACATCCGTCTCCCCGATCTGTCCGGGCTGGAGGTGTGCGAGCGCCTGCGCCTGCACCGTCCCGAGCTGCTGATCCTGATGCTCACCGCCCTCGACGCCGTGGAGGACCGGGTGCGAGGCCTCCGGGCGGGGGCGGACGACTATCTCCCCAAGCCGTTCGCCTTCGACGAGCTTCTGGCGCGCATCGAGGCCCTGCTGCGCCGTGTGGACCGGCCTTCGGAGTCGGGGCGGGTGGAGGACGGGCCGCTCGTGCTCGACCCGGCGGCCCGTACCTGCACCTTCGACGGGGACGACGTCGACCTTACGCCCACCGAGTTCGACCTGCTGGCCTTCCTCATGGCCCGCAACGGCCAGGCGTTGAGCCGCGACACGATCCATCAGGAGGTGTGGGGGCATGATTTCGATCGCGGGACGAACCTGATCGACGTGTACGTAAACTACGTCCGCCGCAAGCTCGACGAGGTTGGCTGCGAGGCGCCCATTGAAACCGTGCGGGGCATCGGCTACCGGTACACCGCCTGCTCAGACACAGACGCCTCCGCCGACGACCGCCCCTCCCCCACCGATTCCGCGAGCCCGCGATGACGGCCCTCTCCTCCCGGCCCGGCTCCCCTGACGCACCGCCAGACGAACGCCCGTCCTTTCGGCGGCGCCTGCTGATGCGGATCGGCCCCGCGGTCGTGCTCGCCCTCGGCGTCCTGGCTGCCATCGCCTGGGGCGGGGCCTACCTGACCGTCCATCAGAGCGCGACCAACGCGCTGGCGACGGAGGTGAATGAGATGCGCGCCGACGTGGGCGGTGAGGACACACTGGACCTGTCCCGGTACGCGTGGGACGAGGCCCACCACCGCCTGGCAGTCGACCGGGTCGACCCCATTTTCGTGCAGGTCTTCACGCCGGACGGCCGCCTCGTGCGCCGGTCGGCCAACATCGACTCGCTTCCCGTACACGTTCCGGCCCGGCGCCGGCCGGTTCATGCGGAGGGGATCTGGCCCTCCCTCCATACCTTCACGCTGGGCGGCCGCTCGTTCTACTACCGCACCCGGCCCCTGCGGGCGTCCTCCGGCGGCCGACTGGGCTTCGTTCAGGTCGCCCGTCTCGTGCCCGAGCACCGCTCCCTGCTGTGGGGCTTCGGGGCGGGGCTGGGCGGCCTCTGGCTGCTGCTGTCGGGCGGGCTGATGGGCCTCGTGGCCTGGGCCGCCGGGCGCGTGCTCCGCCCGCTCCGCTCCATCACCGAGGTGGCCCGGTCGGTGACCTCCGCGGAGCTGGAGGAGCGGGTCGACATCCCCCCCACCGCCGACCGCGAGACCGCGACGCTGGGCCGCGCCTTCAATGCCCTGCTCGACCGGATCGAGGAGCACGTGGCGGCCCTGCGGGGGTTTACCGCCAACGCGGCCCACGAGCTGCAAACCCCCCTCACCGCGCTTCAGGGCCACGTCGAGCTGGCCCTGCGCCGCGAGCGCACCCCGGAGAGCTACCGCGAAACCCTTCGCCTCCTGGACCGCAAACTCGGGGGGCTGGTGCGGACGCTCCGCGCCCTGCTCACGCTGACCCGCCTCGACCGGGAGGGCGCCTTCGAGCGAAGCCCCGTGGACCTGTCCGCCCTCGCCGCCGACGAGGCGGATGCGGTGCAGCCCGCGGCCGAGAAGAAAGGACTTGCCCTCACGGTCGACGCCGATGCGTCCGTCCGCACCTCCGGGCAGCCGGCCCTGCTCCGGAAGGCGGTCCGGAATCTTCTCGACAACGCCGTCAAGTACACCCGCGAGGGGGCCGTCCGCGTCGATGTCGGGACGACCGCGGACGGGCAGGCGCGCCTCACCTGCACCGACACGGGGGTGGGCATGTCCGACGAGGAGTGCGCCACGGCGACGGAGCGCTTCTACCGGGGCACCGAGGCCGGCCGCATGGCTCAGGGAAGCGGGCTCGGCCTCTCGCTCATCCGCCGCATCGTGGAGGAGCACGACGGCGAGCTGCGGCTCGACTCCACCCCAGGGGAGGGCACCCGGGTCACCATCATTCTTCCAGCACCCTCGTCGTCCGTCCCCTCGCTTGAGCCTGAGCACAAGCCGGCGCCCGACGTCGCGTAGCCCTTGTCTCCCAACGGCTGCGCCCGTGGCAGGGGGACGAACGGGGGGGCCGGTGCGCGGCGGCCCTCTTGGGAAAACCGGGCAGGACTCGGACGCGCCCCAAACGAGGCCCCCGCCTACGACACTCTTCCGGTCGGTTCGGCGGACACACCTGCCCAGTTCCTTTCGCTTCTCCGTTCCCACCCGCGGACTTCAATCCCGGCTTCCGGCCGGGACGGTGCCCCGCGGTCCACAAAACCCTTTTCTCAGGGACGGGGCGATTCGTGCGCGTTTCTGGCCCTCGGTGCCCCGACGCCGGACGAGACACACCGCCACATAGAAAACGCCCGGCACCCCCACCAGAGGGCCGGGCGTCGGCGCTTCAAGGCGCCGTTGGGAGAAATGACTGCAATACGAGTCCCACCAGGAACTCGAAGTGCGCCTCAAAGACACGTCTATACCCGCAACCCTAACGTCGCCCGCCCCTGCTTCAGATACTCTTCACCTTGGGGGCCTCAGCGTCGGAGACGGCCCCGGCGCGCTTCCCGCCATTCGCGTGGACGAGGGGCCGTCTCCCAGCGCCCGTCGGCCCTGTGGGGTCCCACGACACGGAGGGGACTGGCCGCGCCCCTTTAATACATCCTTTATGAACGATGCCGTTATAGTGCCCCGCACGCGTTTAATACGCGTCTGCTGCCCGACGATAACTCTACTCATGCCTGATTTTTGTAACAAAGGTGTTTTTCTTATGTGTTCGTTCGCCGACGACACCCCCAAGGCCGAACGGTCCGCGCCAGCGTCCTCCCCGCAGCCGTCCGCCGACGGCCCAACGTCGTCTCCCGCCCGACGCATCTTTGTTGCCTTCGGGGCGGCCACACTGTCCGCCAGCGCCGGGGTCGCAGGGGCCTTCGCACTGTCATCGGTCTGGATCAGCGCATTCGTTCTTGGCACGTGTGGACTGCTCGCGGCCGGAATTGCGAGCCACGTGGCGTGGCGGGTGGGCCGGTCCATCCATCGCGTCCGGCACACCGTGGAGGCCCATGAGGCGGGCGATCGAGATGCGTCACCGTCGTCCCGGCCGAGTGATTTTTTCGGCGACATTCCGGCCCGTCTCAGTACCCTGGTCGACGAGATAGAGCGGAGAGGGGCGCACATGGACGCCCTTGGGCAGATGATGATGCGCACGAGCACCGAAGAGGAGGTGCACGCGGCCTTCCGCAC
This window encodes:
- a CDS encoding high-potential iron-sulfur protein; translation: MSRRQFLRSLGLAGAMGASGTLLVACGGGSDGSGNGAGGTDSESATAAADCSDLSRLSDAQKQRRKQQVNALNYVEASPKPNKNCANCQLYQQEKYGSGCGGCQLFPGPVAGEGYCSSWAKQS
- a CDS encoding efflux RND transporter permease subunit, producing the protein MFDRLVTAVVKNRVLVLLLMAVLVGWGLYSWQQVPVDAYPELTNNQVQILTRVPGMSPVEVEKLVSYPIETSMTNLNGVTDNRSLSQFGLSVVTLVFEEDMDPYFVRRLVSQRLSKVKEDLPKTAEPGLGPLSTALGQVYQYTLTDEPGDGRSYSARELRTMQDWILAPELRTVEGVVEANALGGFVKQYHVRFDPDQLTNHGLSLDEAYAALRESNQNVGGSYITRNDQQYVVRGVGRLGDGDGNVVEDIANTVITSRDGTPVLTSDVADVEVGHAVRYGAATADGEGETVVGIVMMRRGANAQKVVNSVQAKMDELKQALPPGVGVDVYYNRNELTSAAISTVTTSLLIGGLLVLLVLIGFLGDWRSALIVSLVLPMTALITFILMNYFRFKANLMSLGGLAIGLGMFVDGAIVMVENIYRLREQNPDASIGLIVVRAGREVARPIAFSVCVVIAVFLPLFTLQQMEGRMFRPMAFTVSFAMMAALFLALTMAPALSSYLLASVGGSTDEATPTDDTSRSNGTAPLPEKGAPEGTDGSSTRVVAALQSVYEPLLDTALAHRWATVATAIAVAGLGVGLFTTLGTEFAPDLEEGSVAIQVALEPDAALETSTEVQTKVERALMEFPEVTTAVSKTGRPAVAFDPMGQNLTDMFVGLAPRDTWSFDSKTALVDSMRARVNQIPGANFAFTQPIALRLDEMVSGAKSEIALKIFGDDLDALRRLQSEAADAVSGIEGVADVLPSQIAGYGYVEVDIDRDRAARHGLSVGTIQRAIDVAIGGEQLSTIREGDRRFALVGKFRAAARGSVESIRNLPLTTAEGSRVRLQDVASVELTEAPAEVSREQGKRKVTLGINLSGRDAGSFVAEAKEAFRSEVALPAGYLAEWGGQFENQERAQDRLLLIVPITLAIVFVLLFMTFNSLGQAVLVFLNIPASVVGGVVLLWAMGLYMSVPASVGFIAVLGIAVQNGVVMVSFIDNLRERGRSLTEAVRTGALLRLRPILMTTLTTLLGLLPLLVATGIGANVQRPLAAVVVGGIFTLVPSTLLLLPTLYGWFNPPAQSKRAIARAVEARDQAQLRGSVTA
- a CDS encoding efflux RND transporter periplasmic adaptor subunit, translating into MHRRLRPPLVLVLAPALFLIGCGEADAPPATATAETPPTPNVITLSKAELEEVGVETVKVTERPVTTPLELPARVRPAADQEAFVTSLVDGRVERLRVSPGTRVAQGEVVADVAAPDLSRMVADLRQARNDLDRQRRLDERSVAVEKNVRAAERNWQAARQRLRAVGVRPTRIEQVATGARDMRTLPLEAPLDGIVLDRMGVLGAPVQQGDTLYRIVDLQPIRVVARVFEQSLDKVRTGQPATITTPMANRRYQGTIDRITPQVDDESRAASARIVLDNTDGTLRPGMYASVQVQRTGAPQAALPADVLLTDDSGAYVLVREGPRRFRRVYVDAEAETEGDVPVPSLDVGTEVAAEGAYQIASALNQRG
- a CDS encoding response regulator transcription factor; its protein translation is MSDAPHLLLVEDEPDVASFVQQGLNEEGYEVSWVEAGRRGLDYARQGGIDLVLLDIRLPDLSGLEVCERLRLHRPELLILMLTALDAVEDRVRGLRAGADDYLPKPFAFDELLARIEALLRRVDRPSESGRVEDGPLVLDPAARTCTFDGDDVDLTPTEFDLLAFLMARNGQALSRDTIHQEVWGHDFDRGTNLIDVYVNYVRRKLDEVGCEAPIETVRGIGYRYTACSDTDASADDRPSPTDSASPR
- a CDS encoding P-II family nitrogen regulator, translated to MKMIVAYIRPVKQDEVAERLRRMGVPGASMHPVEGFGREADPSGRASYGPQVTPYAEMVRVEIACADDRVEDWTRALAEAARTGRRGDGKVFVLPVADAVDIRTLHTGDAVV
- a CDS encoding TolC family protein; this translates as MVCLPPKTHWGLGLALLLGTLAVLDGPVVRVAQAQTAGGPDTLTFERATRLLLDHNPQLRAARARAQADEQRAQAAALFPNPTLEGSAEHTPLPNGGADDEWFLTLTQPLHYPGEQRARRQSADAATRAAKARLRETRTALYRNLRHRYLAVVAADARRRLLRRYADAVRQAARAATVRYEEGDLSPIRRTRLQSAEATFANDLADAEQQHRAARRELAALLRPPRATQSEGLPYAVVDSLSFRAVAVDAQAALSVAAAQRDRLRARRARVERARRALDRTRYQRYPDLSLSAGPKQLSTPGGTALGFTAGLQVELPLWDGGRTAVAARDGRRSQAEAALDATRRAVEVDVRNALDRLRSYRARLQDTADSPPRKADEHLQDALFTYEQGGLTLFELLDAIEAARQTKLLRVRLTAEYLRALYDLEAAMGVGPQDAPVVVEGALSPRAPDL
- a CDS encoding sensor histidine kinase translates to MTALSSRPGSPDAPPDERPSFRRRLLMRIGPAVVLALGVLAAIAWGGAYLTVHQSATNALATEVNEMRADVGGEDTLDLSRYAWDEAHHRLAVDRVDPIFVQVFTPDGRLVRRSANIDSLPVHVPARRRPVHAEGIWPSLHTFTLGGRSFYYRTRPLRASSGGRLGFVQVARLVPEHRSLLWGFGAGLGGLWLLLSGGLMGLVAWAAGRVLRPLRSITEVARSVTSAELEERVDIPPTADRETATLGRAFNALLDRIEEHVAALRGFTANAAHELQTPLTALQGHVELALRRERTPESYRETLRLLDRKLGGLVRTLRALLTLTRLDREGAFERSPVDLSALAADEADAVQPAAEKKGLALTVDADASVRTSGQPALLRKAVRNLLDNAVKYTREGAVRVDVGTTADGQARLTCTDTGVGMSDEECATATERFYRGTEAGRMAQGSGLGLSLIRRIVEEHDGELRLDSTPGEGTRVTIILPAPSSSVPSLEPEHKPAPDVA